Below is a genomic region from Triticum dicoccoides isolate Atlit2015 ecotype Zavitan chromosome 5A, WEW_v2.0, whole genome shotgun sequence.
attggaaatcaTAAATCCTTTGcgattgagctttgaattagtcaattGTTCTATCATAtgatatccttgcattctttcttcttctggttgagtaccgatgctcacatcagatcccttatggaccaccggatcctttgttggattttatctgacaacgcccttcatattcaataacctcgtGAGCCTTTTCTCgggtacataatgcctttggtaaaatgtatcctctgctttctcaaccttgctctgccTTCGAGTTTGAGCTAATTACTCCtaaagattgtggtatatgtttctaagatgctccgatgggttgaacatataccttccttaattttTGTGAACCCAAAAGTCTTCATGGGTCATAACCTTCTGGTAATCCGTCAGTTAAACTTTCAAACTCTAAACATTATTAACtgagagaagtgaatggaaggttatgcattatggaagtgggagtcgaccttgaacttgtgttcatgcccatggacacgatgtagatcttatcattaaagcttctcttaaataaattattcctttggtataagttcatcttatatctaggatctggcctgttgcaaccgtggttccgaccatgattgttcttctttgatctcatttctcggacaagttaaaacaattgtcttctatggatcaatacactagtccaacctttactttgatcttgtgtcgagtattacccccctggcatctcgagattatcatggaactgcataactttttatgagttcttcatcaaatgctaccttcccactgattccaatttttcgtgggctctgagttattgaacactcaaagacaccgataactgaaccgagtccgcactacggttcaacaactcttcggtaagcttctataagtacgagtttgtacccgatcacgccattcctagcctgtttggctatatcattgtcgtgatgatattaattgtgctacccggtccttcttctcggagcacaattttcgacgatgaactaaccttacgtcgatcctcatcgtcataccatttcgccttgaacaacaagcttggtttcgagttgagtcgtacccttggttccaataacctttcacttcatcattactttgacttgatgtcgtcgccgatcgattacatcttcatgaactctcgcgacaaaggtgtcgtgatcatcaacattctgagctcatccaggatatcaaatggagttcatgatgagaaataccatccttgcccctgatgatttgtgttacctttgaccacttatttgccttccgttcaacacaaaattgttcgtgttttgagttataccttgagatccctaatatccagcatttgttcttccttaccttggagtattaccatcttttaatatcaaggatgtggtggggattgctccacctcttaagaaattctttgtatagtgatacttctcaccatcaccattctttcttggtcctcggttgattccaaccggggtaccaacaagtgaactatGCTGTTTGGATTctctacttctagcaaccctattgctttgaagttaatggtcaaccgttcattcttagactattgattattgaatcaccattctgacattggtcgtgcagcccaacccatatttcgggcgcacctttcaaccaatgtttaattgtgtatgttgtcctcgagcatgcttcattatatcatttgataggacaaatgctatctccttatccacataattgaggagatgcatctttttggatacctcgttgaattatcgctgagtccgtcagccacttcctcatcctctccttggtttaatgatgaactctggtttcggaacttgcttccatagttcatttcctgagaatcttgaaatgtcttttcgtctatttgtgttgcaccttttcttctcggacatcctgagtctgaggtatcatgacaccaaccggatctgaatctcggtcagatatgatggttgggacaacttttcaagagttataacattggtccctatatgccccggtaaggtgatgtcatgcctagcacaccggaccagaggacctagtgttatagtttcctttgtaACAAGGTTAatcatttttccatgaggaaactGAATGCCTTTTTAATGagtttatcctgatggatcctttgtgtatccaaaatctgatttttgcttgaagaccatgtcaatgctatctcgaagcatgtctgtggtactccgattttcaacaagaacatttaaagcacaatgctaaatgcttcttgaccaattatccaaacaccgttgtatgggtaatgtcatgaaaatttctcttccctttcctaaaggggttttctacgttatatcctgtcatgaatatcatgcgttgcttgcccttgggaaggatataccccctgatatatgtgtttaaacacattttccttttcattgttctgtttaatctgataatcttattttcctttccattggttggtttaacctttcttgaggtctatataaactaagcagtattattctcctgcttatgtaaacacctcggtgtacaactctgtaagtaagaccctgttactattgttgatgacatttcagtaaccaccgatggacgataactttgcctattggtccgcctcgtttcaacgagcaggaaaatggttctccttgtccctcgccttggtaccgatgtagttgctgacatataactgacagtctaacctctgacatgccttacttgcatgatcgtgcaagacatcaccgccttcctacttttaacccacatggtgggcccataacccacagttccacaggatcgaaacctgactctcctgtacaacctgatgtcaaagttattcctcgtgcttgactttgtatgtaattcacgggccacttgcctgttgatctattctggtatcggacacaatacttattcccgttgctctgaacccctttcgcactctgcttcaggcaatgaatgattgcctatccgcttgaaacttcttattacaccgtcttactttgctctcgatgtgtgtcatttgatcaactcgagagatactcatatgttcattcttgggatacccccagatgaatttcccttataacatcctatcattgtagagctgccccgtacctattcgtaagtatgatgaagttccccgaagaaaggacgacaactttatcatgatgctttggaataaagaattgaagacatcaatgaaagggattaacttctgcgagaagatccattagaataaccagaactttcccccttactcccctcttaaatctcgggacgagatttcttgtagtggaggagaattgtgatgcccggataagcaagctacagcaacctctgctaatgacgccatgtcacctctgttactgtcgctaatctcgcgttagttcaaaacgattcgaatttaaatttgaatttttggcaaacaaacaaagttttcaaactttaaaacaaaatgttcggaccgtgtcaaatgttgcatagataattatggtgaaatAAACACATCTTTAGAAAATGCATAAATAAtttaaattgaataaaacagaaaggaaaataaataaataaaaacaagtgaaaggaaaacaaaaaaacaaaaacaaaaacaaaagggaaacgcaccccccactgggccacacggcccagccggccaggccaccaaccggcccaactgggcaaaggcccagccgccccccccCCATTCCCCATATCCCCCACGACCCAAACCCTAACCCCACCCCGTCACCCACTCGCCCCCTCACCCCAGTCGCTCTCCCccctcctccccgatccagatcggatcgggNNNNNNNNNNNNNNNNNNNNNNNNNNNNNNNNNNNNNNNNNNNNNNNNNNNNNNNNNNNNNNNNNNNNNNNNNNNNNNNNNNNNNNNNNNNNNNNNNNNNNNNNNNNNNNNNNNNNNNNNNNNNNNNNNNNNNNNNNNNNNNNNNNNNNNNNNNNNNNNNNNNNNNNNNNNNNNNNNNNNNNNNNNNNNNNNNNNNNNNNNNNNNNNNNNNNNNNNNNNNNNNNNNNNNNNNNNNNNNNNNNNNNNNNNNNNNNNNNNNNNNNNNNNNNNNNNNNNNNNNNNNNNNNNNNNNNNNNNNNNNNNNNNNNNNNNNNNNNNNNNNNNNNNNNNNNNNNNNNNNNNNNNNNNNNNNNNNNNNNNNNNNNNNNNNNNNNNNNNNNNNNNNNNNNNNNNNNNNNNNNNNNNNNNNNNNNNNNNNNNNNNNNNNNNNNNNNNNNNNNNNNNNNNNNNNNNNNNNNNNNNNNNNNNNNNNNNNNNNNNNNNNNNNNNNNNNNNNNNNNNNNNNNNNNNNNNNNNNNNNNNNNNNNNNNNNNNNNNNNNNNNNNNNNNNNNNNNNNNNNNNNNNNNNNNNNNNNNNNNNNNNNNNNNNNNNNNNNNNNNNNNNNNNNNNNNNNNNNNNNNNNNNNNNNNNNNNNNNNNNNNNNNNNNNNNNNNNNNNNNNNNNNNNNNNNNNNNNNNNNNNNNNNNNNNNNNNNNNNNNNNNNNNNNNNNNNNNNNNNNNNNNNNNNNNNNNNNNNNNNNNNNNNNNNNNNNNNNNNNNNNNNNNNNNNNNNNNNNNNNNNNNNNNNNNNNNNNNNNNNNNNNNNGCTGACGCCGCCGTGGCCTCGCCGCGCCCGGCGTGCCCCGCGCCTATTGGTGCCCGCCCTGCTCGCCCCACTGCGCTGCGCTGTTGCTGCCGCCTCTCCCCGCTCGGCTTACGAGCCGCCGTCGATGCTCGTCGCCGCTTCACTGCTGCTGCCTAATGCTACTACTGCTCAGCGCCGCGGCCCCTGCTCGCCTGCTGCCGCCGCAGGGTGCCGATGgagcgccgtggccaccggcctccccctgcTCCGGCACTGCGCCGGTTCTGCCCGCCCATGGGCGTGTGCCCATTCGGGTGGCGCCCGTCGCCTGCACGCCCGACCCGATAGGCCTATGGGCCATTGACAAGGCCCCCCACCGCCCCAGAACGTTTTaattaaaaaaagaagaagaaaagaattaaataataataatgatagtaaaattaattaattaattaattaattaattaaggaattaattaagttaattaattataattaggttaacctaatcactaattaacctaattaactgttagttaatgaaaacagtgtatgacgaacgggacccacatgtcagggttgacctagtcaaccctgttgactgctgacgtcagcatggcatcatgctgacgtcataattccatttttcgaattaaataattaattgattaaattccagaaattaataaaatctttagaaaatcatatcttttagtccgtaactcggattaaaatattttcaacatgaaagttgctcagaacgacgggacgaatccggatacgtagtccgttcgtccgccgcacacccctaacctatcgaacccgcaactttccccctccggctcctctgcccgaaaacacgaaacaccggggatattttccctgatgtttccccccttcgccggtatcacctactaccgcgattgggcacacctagcatcgttacttgtcatgtcatgcatcgatatgcatttgtttgcattgtagtcattgtttcttccccctcttctctccggtagactacgagaccgacgctgctgctgcccagttcgactacggagttgacgacccctctctcttgccagagcaaccaggcaagcccccccccctttgatcaccagatatcgcctattctcctctatactgcttgcattagagtagtgtagcatgttactgctttccgttaatcctattctgatgcatagcctgtcattgttgctacagtcattgataccttacccgcaatcctataggcttagtataggatgctagtatttccatctgtggccctacattcttgtccgtctgctgtgctatactatcgggccgtgatcacttgggaggtgatcacgggtatatactatataatttatacatgatacatgtggagactaaagtcgggtcggctggtggaggacccgcgagtggatctttgtggcggagcgacagggcaggttgagaccacctaggagacaggtgggcctggccctgttcggcgttcgcggatacttaacacgcttaacgagatcttggtatttgatctgagttggctacgagcttatacgcactaaccatctacgtgggagtagttatgggtatcccaacgtcgtggtatcagtcgaagcacttcagacgtcagcgacggagcggcgcgcgccgaattggactggaacgccactaggctaggtctgctttcggccgccctcgcaacgtgcaggtgtgctatgggcgatgggcccagacccctgtgcgcttaggtttagaccggcgtgctggcctctctgttttgcctaggtggggctgcgacgtgttgatcttccgcggccgggcatgacccaggaaagtgtgtccggccaaatgggatcaagcgtgctgggtaagttggtgcacccctgcagggaagttaatctattcgaatagccgtgatcttcggtaacaggacgacttggagttgtaccttgaccttatgacaactagaaccggatacttaataaaacacacccttccaagttccacagacaacccggtgatcgcttttccacagggcgacgaggggaggatcgccgggtaggattatgctatgcgatgctacttggagatgctacttggagatgctacttggagatgctacttggagatgctacttggagatgatacttggagatgctacttggaggacttcaatctactctcttctacatgctgcaagacggaggctgccagaagcgtagtcttcgataggactagctatccccctcttattctggcattctgcagttcagtccaccgatatggcctccttacacatatacccatgcatatgtagtgtagttccttgcttgcgagtactttggatgagtactcacggttgcttttctccctcttttcccctttcccttctacctggttgtcgcaaccagatgctggagccctggagccagacgccaccgtcgacgatgatcccTACTaccctggaggtgcctactactacgtgcaggccgctgacgacgaccaggagtagttaggaggatcccaggcaggaggcctgcgcctctttcgatctgtatcccagtttgtgctagccttcttaaggcaaacttgtttaacttatgtctgtactcagatattgttgcttccgctgactcgtctatgatcgagcacttgtattcgagccctcgaggcccctggcttgtattatgatgcttgtatgacttatttaagttttagagttgtgttatgatatctttccgtgagtccctgatcttgatcgtacacatttgcgtgcatgattagtgtacgattgaatcgggggcgtcacactaggCCAATACCTGTTCATTGCAATGTGATATAAATAATCTAGTACACTAACTCATGATTTACTTGTCCACATTAATATGATTTCTCTCAACTCCACCACAAATATTCTATCATATATTCTAATACTTACCCACCCACCTTAATATTGCGCCGCAAATACAACGCCATTCTCACTGGATGTGTTCTCTCAACTCACCATCTGGCAATCGCCGATCTACAAATGTCCCTCACTCCACCGTTCGTCACCCCCATGTCGTTCCACCCCTTGCGCCACCCTGGATTTCGAACATGTTTGTCCATTCCCTTGTCTTGTGCATGCCACCCCACCCTATGTCCTGCATTTTTTTTAGGGTGTGGGAAGATCTTAGCCGACTGAGACTTAACGAAATCTCAATCAAGTGACACAAGATATAAAATTTTACATGAATCTTCACGTAAGATGTCATGAATATAACATCGACTGAGAGTTCCTTAAGTCTCAAACTGAGATTTAGCAATCCCCCTTTTTAATCAAAAGAGGGGTTAATCCCTCTGGTTCATTAACGAAACCGAGTTTTACACAAGTTCACCAAATAAAACAAGTCTGACCGATTGCCACCATCTCAACATTTGAGATCAGGCAACTAAAACACATGGCGTTGAATTTTCTTTTTAGATTTCACAAGGATCTTGCACTGAACTTTGTACTAGAAACACAAAGGGCTGAATTCTATATGATTTTTTCCTAAGAATTTATTTGTACTACATCTCATAGGGTTTCTAGCATCCAGTCAAATCTTTTTCAAAGAATCCTTTGTTTTTTCCTATGATGCAATAAAAAAACCAAAATTCTATAGGATTGAGAGCATGACATTTCATTCCTACATTTTTCTACTCCCGCATTTTTAGAATTCTACGAATCAAAGACGCCCTACGTTTGCAAGCCTCAAATCGTGGGCCGGTTGGGCGTGTGAGCACCACCTTGCCAACCGAGCTAGGCTCGCTCCTCCTATGCAGGGAGGTCACACATCTGGACAGGGAGCAGAGCGGCAAAGTGTAAAATGTTCTGAACAATATTTGTAATACAGTTTGCGTCATTTATGAAACCTGGACAGTGGGCACAGCACAGCAGAAAATCAGGGGATACGATCCTGAACCGTAAAGTTGTGTTTGCCACAACCAATCTACGGCGAGGCAACGAGCAGCTTCACTCTCTCTGGTCTCCTATCATCTTCCCAGCAGATCCTTAACTATTTCCTAAAATATTCAGCAGTCACAAGGACAATGACATAAGTATAAAGCACTGTCCACTGCCGCTCTGCGCTCTCGACTCATTCGTTGGCAGCTTGAAAATGACGGAAAATATCAGGAAGGCGGTAGGTCTGTCCCTCCACATCCTGCAGATTTCCCGTCTTCCGGTGGTATTCGATGCTGTCCAGAAGCGTCTCCTCCAGTGCCCTCGGCTTCCAGCCCAGATCACTCAATTTTCCCGACACGATCGGCGTGATACGAGAGTTCTGATGCACATCAGCCTTGCTGCAAAGAGCAGATAAGAGTCATTCAAACAATAGTAAGAATGTGCCATTTGACACATCCAAGGAACACATGATAAGAGAAGAGACCCACCATTTTACATAGTTGTAGTCAGGGTACCTCTTCTTTAGAAACTCCAGCATAGCCTTTGCGCTAATGTAATTCGGTGCGCAGATATACCTCCCAGATGATTCTGGTTTCTCATATACCAGAAGCAGGGCATCCGCCACATCACGGACATCGACTATGTGCCACAGCATGTCATTCAACACATCAGGATCTCCTGTGATAAAATTTTCAGAACTCACAGAAGTCAATAATTAAAGACAGGTAATTCTCCAACATGCTGTCAAGAGGATGAGGTAAAACAATAGAAACAGAATAAGCAATACACGACATTATTAACTGTCATAACATTAGCCTTCTTCAACATCGCAGATGAGTTTTGGCAGTTCGGTTCTCTGAAGGAAATTAAGGGCGTCCTTAGAGCACAAGATTCTAAAACTCATATACAGAAAAAAAAAAGTATGATTGAATGTCATGGCTTCTCAAATCATGCAGCAAAAAAAGgaatttgcaaaatttccataaggGCGAGAGGAATTTTTCCATGAGGTCTAAGCACATGGAAGAAATCATTCATATTTTTCTATAGATTCAGCTATTCTATAGTTTTGCAAAAAGAAAAGGTATTCTATAGAACGTCCAAAAAAGCATTCTCATAATGTTCCTACAAGCACATTCGCTTTGTGACTAAATAGGAATATTTTCTAAACAAAATAGGAAAATTTTCTATAGGGTTTCAATTTCTTCCAAAATTCCTACGTTACCAAGAGGGCCTGACAAGTGGTTTAATGAGTTTCGCCCACCCAAAGAAATGATTCTGTTTTTGTCAGATAAGCGATAATCCTACACGCCAACAATAGAAAGGGAAAAATGAATTAATGAGGGCACCTTTTATGACATAGAGAAGGAGTTCGCTTGTAGTATTGACAACACGTTGCAATTGTGGCCCCAAAACAATACAAGGGCATACTGTAACAGCATTTAGCtcgttcttctctgcatattcccaaACTGTCTCTTCAGCAACAGTTTTAGCAAGACAATACCAGATCTGCCAACAGAAATTGCAAAGCTTTGAGGGCAGCCCTCACATGTTACAACCATTTGTAGTCTCTAAGTAATTATCGACTAATGATGAATATGTTAGAAGTACAAACGTGTTAGTTAGGGAttaagagagatagagatagatttGGTTTAAACCAACAAtgacttgccttgtactccaatccTCTTCCCatgttgtactcctatatataccccCATATAAGGGTTAGATCAATACAACAATACAATAATCATCCTACGTTTTCCATATAGTATTAGAGCGGTTAGTCTCACGACGCCGATCCTAGGTTCCTTCCCTACTTCCGCAGCGCGCCGCCCCCGGAGAGATTAATCTTCTCTCCCGGGGGCGCGGCACTCGATCGATTCCGTAGATTAGAACAATTCCTTAGATTAGATCAATTTCAATTTTTGAAATTCCTTAGATCAGTTTTCTTAGCTACAAATAAATCGCGGTGGAAAAATATAGGGTTCCGCAAGATGCTCATGACGGCGGAGCACGAGTTGGATCGATTCGTCCAGCGACCATGAAGCGCATGAAAGGACCCGGCGACTCTACACGCATCTGAGCAGATCGGCTACCATGTTGGTTCATCAAGCCAGCTTCTTCGCGCTCACGTACACGGCAGGAGCGGCGGTCTTCCGAACGAGCCGGCTTCTCCAACAAATCTTGGGCTCGCGCGACGGCGCGGTTCCTCCAAACGAGCCAGCCACCAGCACACACTCGGCGATCTCCCGGGCAGTACACGGCGCGTCCAAGGCTGGCGTCCTCCAAATTAACGAGCCAGCCACCAGCGCACGCTCGGCGACCTCCCAGGCTGTACGCGAAGCGTCCACGGCCGGCGTCTCCGAACGAGCTGGTAAACTGGAGATCCAGCGGCGCAACGCAGGTCCGCCTCCATCCGTGCGTACAAGCAGCGGTCGTACGGAGTTTGGCTATGACGCAGCCAGAGGACGTGTGCCCCAAGAGACGGACATGCATCCATGCGTGCATACCCTATGCACACGGCAACATGAGCTAGGTTCTTCAGGTTCCATGTCATCTCGAGACTACATATGGACCAGGCGATCAACCCGACGCACCAGTGCCTCGATCACGGGAGGGTCTTGCACGCGGCATCGACAGCTTAGCCACACGTCGACACCTTCATCAAGCCCGGCTTCCAGCACGGGACATCGGGAGGACACCGGGGGCTACTCCGATCTGAGGTGCTCCCGTGCACGAGTCCAGGACGCGAGTACATGGTGTCCAGAAATCAGGCATGCACGTTGATGTCATGCAAAGCTACGATGGGATCTCCGCGGTGGTTCAGCTTCACGCGGCAATTCTGCTGCTCCGCACAGGTTCGTCATCGACATCCCGTACCGCATCATGGCTTCGTTAACACACGTGCTACAGACGACAGCGCACCACCTCCAGCACCGAGCAATCTGCAACGACGCCCGCGACACCATCGTCTACACCGACCGCTACATCCCAAGCCGAGCTACATCATCTTCTACATGGCTGCATCGACCGTCGCCGCCGATCTATATATACTGCACAGCTACACCGACGCCTCTGCACCGAGCCCAATCTCTGCATTGAGCTGTACGACTACGCCAGGCTACGAGCCAACATACTTCTTCAGCATGATACGGCGTCGACAATTCGTTGTCACGAGGGACACCTTCAAGCGACACATCGTCGACACGCCGCTGCGACGCTATAGCCGACACTTCATCGCCAAGGTCTTCATCAACgtggtcttcaccaacatcttcgtcaacacaccgccgccgcctcgtccacaAGATGGACACCTAGCGTCCTTTGACAGACTTTTCTGTAAGATGTGACCTCGACGACGGCAATGACCGCGTCACGACGACGGCATCGACCGCGTCATCCACGACGACATGACTGCATCGACACGGCGTCACTATAGTGACCACCCCTACCCGGCCACATGGTTctggcaaaaccgatgtgtgctcgatgggTTTCCTCCGGTCCTGGCAAAACTGATGGACTCATCGCCGACGGCACCCTCTGACATCTGCAAGGTGCATCGTCCACGTCTGTAGCTCCGTCATAGCGCATTTTTTTTGCGCCTCCGGCTTTGTGCGGTTTCATCATCCATGATGACTACACCATCGACCacgactacctcgaccacggctacatcacCATGATCGGTTACCTCGACATCGACATTAACGACTTGGTCTACAGCAACACATCAGCAACAACTCCAGTAATCAGCGTCTGTGCCGTCACCAGCATCCACGCCACTCCCGTtgtgactgcgggagggaatagagAAGAGTCAAGGGAGGCATCAGAAGGGGACGCAGTCACCGCCCTAGGTGCCCATCagagacgcagttgatgatggCGCAACGGAGAAGACAGCGGAAGCGCAAGACTTCAAATTCAGTCGCAATCGTCTGCTTCACTCACGCTACAACTAAGGAGGGATGTTAGAAATACAAACGTGTTAGTTAGGGATtaggagagatagagatagatttGGTTTAAACCAACAATGACTTGCCTTGTATTCCAATCCTCTTTCCatgttgtactcctatatataccccCATATGAGGGTCAGACCAATACAACAATACAATAATCATCCTACGTTTTCCATAGAATACACTAATATGTTAGGGATTAACAAAAACTCGCATGTCAAATCTTCATGTAAAGAAattaaagtactccctccattcctaaatataagtctttgcaaAGATTCTACTattgaccacatacggatgtatatagatgcattttagagtgtagattaatttattttgcttcgtatgtagtccatagtgaaatctttataaagacttatatttaggaacggagggagtatatgattacCTTCAGCAAGTACATTGGGACTAAATTCCATTGTTATATCAACAGGCTTAGCTTCAGCAAGTATGTTGTGACTGAATTTCATTGTTCTATCAGCTAACAGTTCTAATTCTAACATTACTAACCTCATTGTCCCGGCAAACTTTTCTGTCCGACCAGCAACTCTCGTCTTTGGGTTTACCCTGAGGCCAGTTGGGATCATAATGAACGGCAGCAGTGGAtgacaccaccacaaccttctgaacCTTCAGAGATGAACAAACCTCAAGAATATTTAAGGTGCCCTTCACGGCAGGCACCATGACTTCTGACTGCATGGTTATATTTAGCACAACGTTAGTAACAGACCATCAAGAATCTGCAGTTTCCAAATTTTGGATCTCAACGAGATTTTACAGTGCTAGTAAGGCAGTAACAACTT
It encodes:
- the LOC119302065 gene encoding cinnamoyl-CoA reductase 2-like yields the protein MAPPSPSPSPRVCVTGGGGYIASWLVKLLLSRGYAVHATVRDPCDQKNAHLMQLDGAAESLSLFKADVLDSAALAAAVEGCEGVFHVASPVPADKIADPESEVMVPAVKGTLNILEVCSSLKVQKVVVVSSTAAVHYDPNWPQGKPKDESCWSDRKVCRDNEIWYCLAKTVAEETVWEYAEKNELNAVTVCPCIVLGPQLQRVVNTTSELLLYVIKGDPDVLNDMLWHIVDVRDVADALLLVYEKPESSGRYICAPNYISAKAMLEFLKKRYPDYNYVKCKADVHQNSRITPIVSGKLSDLGWKPRALEETLLDSIEYHRKTGNLQDVEGQTYRLPDIFRHFQAANE